One Cellulosimicrobium protaetiae genomic region harbors:
- a CDS encoding DUF2625 family protein, with translation MTVRTAAELAAVDDPAWPTLSRMLGRGGVEVVPPPAWSLEVLFRLQVTVRSTLGALALHTGGVVVDGGWLRIIGGGGAGLPDLATVNGLGEPGDDSVAPSVLVVAYDVLGGTFAINGGGLPGQLGNVNYFAPDALTWVDLGFGQAAFLEWAVSGGTTEFYASVRWPGWYDEVGTVRLDEGLSLYPPLWSEEGRDVARSSRTPVPLGELVDWHFEMAERMTPVDDYVRDTDEHLDGYGAWPAEDYRP, from the coding sequence ATGACAGTGAGGACGGCAGCGGAGCTGGCGGCGGTCGACGACCCCGCCTGGCCGACGCTCTCCCGCATGCTCGGGCGCGGTGGCGTGGAGGTCGTGCCGCCCCCTGCGTGGTCGCTCGAAGTCCTGTTTCGGCTCCAGGTCACCGTCCGCTCCACGCTCGGTGCGCTCGCGCTCCACACGGGTGGGGTCGTCGTCGACGGCGGGTGGTTGCGGATCATCGGCGGGGGCGGCGCCGGGCTGCCCGACCTCGCGACCGTCAACGGCCTCGGCGAGCCGGGGGACGACAGCGTCGCGCCGTCGGTCCTGGTCGTCGCGTACGACGTGCTCGGCGGCACGTTCGCGATCAACGGCGGCGGCCTCCCGGGCCAGCTCGGCAACGTCAACTACTTCGCGCCCGACGCGCTCACGTGGGTCGACCTCGGGTTCGGCCAGGCCGCGTTCCTCGAGTGGGCGGTGAGCGGCGGGACGACGGAGTTCTACGCCTCCGTCCGGTGGCCCGGCTGGTACGACGAGGTCGGGACCGTCCGGCTCGACGAGGGCCTGAGCCTCTACCCACCGCTGTGGTCGGAGGAGGGGCGCGACGTCGCGCGGTCGTCGCGCACGCCCGTCCCGCTCGGCGAGCTCGTGGACTGGCACTTCGAGATGGCCGAGCGCATGACGCCGGTCGACGACTACGTGCGCGACACCGACGAGCACCTCGACGGCTACGGCGCATGGCCCGCCGAGGACTACCGGCCGTAG
- the sigJ gene encoding RNA polymerase sigma factor SigJ, with product MSTDDLAHAFEAERPRLLRLAYATTGSWSDAEDCVQDAWLRLRTQDPASIRNLAAWLTTTVGRLALDVLGSARVRRERYVGTWLPEPVVTAPGARSPVASSAATARDAADPADRATLDEEVSMALLLVLERLSPAQRVAFVLHDVFGLPFEEVGDVVGRSPAAVRQLASRARQDVEAGRPRGRTSRAEQERVVEAFVAACAGDDLPTLLGLLDPDVTLRGDGGGKVRALRHPVQGAQSVGEVLLSYLRNRPRGAGAVDVNGSPGLALVDGSGVLTVLAFTLADGRVVALDIVRNPDKLTTVPPGLLDDPGPWWP from the coding sequence GTGAGCACCGACGACCTCGCGCACGCCTTCGAGGCCGAGCGCCCGCGCCTCCTGCGCCTCGCCTACGCGACGACCGGGTCCTGGTCGGACGCCGAGGACTGCGTGCAGGACGCATGGCTACGCCTGCGCACGCAGGACCCGGCGTCGATCCGCAACCTCGCGGCGTGGCTCACGACGACGGTCGGGCGCCTCGCGCTCGACGTGCTCGGCAGCGCGCGCGTGCGGCGCGAGCGCTACGTCGGGACGTGGCTGCCCGAGCCCGTCGTCACGGCACCCGGCGCGCGGTCACCGGTCGCGTCGTCCGCCGCGACCGCGCGGGACGCCGCCGACCCCGCCGACCGCGCCACGCTCGACGAGGAGGTGAGCATGGCGCTGCTCCTCGTGCTCGAGCGGCTCTCCCCCGCGCAGCGTGTCGCGTTCGTCCTGCACGACGTCTTCGGGCTGCCGTTCGAGGAGGTGGGCGACGTCGTCGGGCGCTCCCCCGCGGCGGTGCGCCAGCTCGCGTCGCGCGCCCGTCAGGACGTCGAGGCGGGACGCCCGCGCGGTCGGACGTCGCGCGCCGAGCAGGAGCGCGTCGTCGAGGCGTTCGTCGCGGCGTGCGCGGGCGACGACCTGCCGACGCTGCTCGGCCTGCTCGACCCCGACGTGACGCTCCGGGGCGACGGCGGCGGCAAGGTCCGCGCGCTGCGGCACCCGGTCCAGGGGGCGCAGAGCGTCGGGGAGGTCCTGCTCTCCTACCTCCGCAACCGGCCGCGCGGCGCGGGGGCGGTCGACGTCAACGGCAGTCCCGGGCTCGCGCTCGTGGACGGCTCGGGGGTGCTCACGGTCCTGGCGTTCACGCTCGCCGACGGCCGCGTCGTGGCGCTCGACATCGTGCGGAACCCCGACAAGCTCACCACCGTGCCGCCGGGGCTGCTCGACGATCCCGGCCCGTGGTGGCCCTGA
- a CDS encoding SDR family oxidoreductase translates to MTGGTGTIGRHVVAALAARGHEVRALSRRAERYPVDLTTGAGLPAALAGVDVVVDASNASSSTKDARATLVDGTRRLLAAEHDAGVRHHVLVSIVGCHDVPMAYYGVKVEQERAVAAGDVPWTVVAVTQFHEFVAGTLAGAARRGVVPLLRAPVQPVAARDAASAVADAAEREPLRSTTTVAGPEVLDLRDAARAWRAATGSRALPVRVPLPGKIGRALRAGGLTDPHPDARGTTTFTDWLAAQRTPETAAR, encoded by the coding sequence GTGACAGGTGGGACAGGGACGATCGGCCGGCACGTCGTCGCGGCGCTGGCCGCGCGCGGGCACGAGGTGCGCGCACTGAGCAGGCGGGCGGAGCGGTACCCCGTCGACCTCACGACGGGCGCGGGGCTCCCGGCCGCGCTCGCCGGGGTCGACGTCGTCGTCGACGCGAGCAACGCGTCGTCGTCCACGAAGGACGCGCGCGCCACGCTCGTCGACGGGACGCGGCGGCTGCTCGCTGCCGAGCACGACGCCGGGGTGCGCCACCACGTGCTCGTCTCGATCGTGGGGTGCCACGATGTCCCGATGGCCTACTACGGGGTGAAGGTCGAGCAGGAGCGGGCGGTCGCCGCCGGCGACGTCCCGTGGACGGTCGTCGCGGTGACCCAGTTCCACGAGTTCGTCGCCGGGACGCTCGCCGGGGCCGCGCGGCGCGGCGTCGTGCCGCTGCTGCGCGCGCCGGTCCAGCCCGTCGCGGCGCGGGACGCGGCCTCGGCCGTCGCCGACGCCGCGGAGCGCGAGCCGCTCCGCTCGACCACGACCGTCGCGGGGCCCGAGGTGCTCGACCTGCGGGACGCGGCGCGCGCCTGGCGTGCGGCGACCGGCTCGCGGGCTCTCCCCGTCCGGGTCCCGCTGCCCGGGAAGATCGGGCGAGCCCTGCGCGCGGGCGGCCTCACCGACCCGCACCCCGACGCACGGGGTACGACGACCTTCACCGACTGGCTCGCCGCGCAGCGCACCCCGGAGACGGCCGCACGGTGA
- a CDS encoding GntR family transcriptional regulator, producing the protein MTTTPDLRAAVGQATTAPGDAGLARRQSGARAVYDLLRGRIIDGSLAPDARVTEPVLSAELGVSRTPVREALRLLQAEALVVELPTGGVRVAPLDVADARRVYDVRARLEGLLARDACERATPDDVARIVRLVTLMDAVRDHEDEVLRVGAQFHGEIEALADNRWGSALLRQIRGHVDRYRALAARRRVGTTDHVDEHRAVADAIASRDADAAEAAMRAHIERSAALAEQSLRAHDPDAP; encoded by the coding sequence GTGACGACGACGCCCGACCTGCGCGCCGCCGTCGGGCAGGCCACGACGGCCCCCGGCGACGCGGGCCTCGCGCGCCGCCAGTCCGGTGCCCGCGCGGTCTACGACCTCCTGCGTGGCCGGATCATCGACGGCTCGCTCGCGCCCGACGCCCGCGTCACCGAGCCCGTGCTGTCCGCCGAGCTCGGCGTCTCCCGGACCCCGGTGCGCGAGGCGCTGCGCCTGCTCCAGGCGGAGGCGCTCGTCGTCGAGCTGCCGACCGGGGGAGTGCGCGTCGCGCCGCTCGACGTCGCGGACGCCCGGCGCGTCTACGACGTCCGCGCTCGGCTCGAAGGCCTGCTCGCCCGGGACGCGTGCGAGCGCGCCACGCCCGACGACGTCGCCCGCATCGTCCGCCTCGTGACCCTCATGGACGCGGTGCGGGACCACGAGGACGAGGTGCTGCGCGTCGGCGCACAGTTCCACGGCGAGATCGAGGCGCTCGCCGACAACCGCTGGGGGTCGGCGCTCCTGCGCCAGATCCGCGGCCACGTCGACCGGTACCGCGCGCTCGCCGCACGCCGCCGCGTCGGCACCACCGACCACGTCGACGAGCACCGCGCGGTCGCCGACGCGATCGCGAGCCGCGACGCCGACGCCGCCGAGGCCGCGATGCGTGCCCACATCGAGCGCAGCGCGGCCCTCGCGGAGCAGTCCCTGCGCGCTCACGACCCCGACGCTCCCTGA
- a CDS encoding MmgE/PrpD family protein, translating to MPYTHHLRVYPSAEPLDRTDQLAWKLAELATDPVEVTPEVVDMVINRVIDNAAVAAASLVRGPAVAARGQALAHPYTPGATVFGCGLDTRTSPEWAAWANGVAVRELDFHDTFLAAEYSHPGDNIPPILAVAQHVGSDGAAVVRAIATGYEIQVDLVRAISLHRHKIDHVAHLGPSAAAGIGTLLGLGTETVFQAIGQALHTTTATRQSRKGQISTWKAHAPAFAGKVAVEAVDRAMRGQTSPEPIYEGEDGVVAWLLDGPDAAYDVVLPAPGEPKTAILDTYTKEHSAEYQSQALIDLARALHDEHPWLADPDNVTSVVIHTSHHTHYVIGSGANDPQKYDPTASRETLDHSIPYIFAVALQDGGWHHVDSYTPERAGRPDTVALWAKVTTAEDPEWTRRYHSTDPAEKAFGGRVEIELADGGRLVREIAVADAHPLGARPFGREQYVKKFRTLAAGVLEDAEIERFLDLAQRLPSLTPAEVRELTIVGRPGLLDSVPTPTGLFELGRPDAAMPAEFEGEGFTMHEAPDAAAQPGGPGGTTSSGDPAPSGTATTGGEVR from the coding sequence ATGCCGTACACCCACCACCTGCGCGTCTACCCCAGCGCGGAGCCGCTCGACCGCACCGACCAGCTCGCGTGGAAGCTCGCCGAGCTCGCGACGGACCCGGTCGAGGTCACGCCCGAGGTCGTCGACATGGTGATCAACCGCGTCATCGACAACGCGGCCGTCGCCGCGGCGAGCCTCGTGCGCGGCCCCGCGGTCGCCGCGCGCGGCCAGGCGCTCGCGCACCCGTACACGCCGGGCGCGACGGTGTTCGGCTGCGGCCTCGACACCCGCACGAGCCCCGAGTGGGCGGCGTGGGCGAACGGCGTCGCGGTGCGCGAGCTCGACTTCCACGACACGTTCCTCGCCGCCGAGTACTCCCACCCGGGGGACAACATCCCGCCGATCCTCGCCGTCGCGCAGCACGTCGGGTCCGACGGCGCCGCGGTCGTGCGGGCGATCGCGACCGGCTACGAGATCCAGGTCGACCTCGTGCGCGCGATCAGCCTGCACCGGCACAAGATCGACCACGTCGCGCACCTCGGGCCGTCGGCCGCCGCGGGCATCGGGACGCTGCTCGGCCTCGGCACCGAGACGGTGTTCCAGGCGATCGGCCAGGCCCTGCACACGACGACGGCCACGCGCCAGTCCCGCAAGGGCCAGATCTCCACGTGGAAGGCGCACGCCCCGGCGTTCGCGGGCAAGGTCGCGGTCGAGGCCGTCGACCGGGCGATGCGCGGCCAGACGTCGCCCGAGCCGATCTACGAGGGCGAGGACGGCGTCGTCGCGTGGCTGCTCGACGGTCCGGACGCGGCGTACGACGTCGTGCTCCCCGCCCCCGGCGAGCCGAAGACCGCGATCCTCGACACGTACACCAAGGAGCACTCGGCGGAGTACCAGTCGCAGGCGCTCATCGACCTCGCCCGGGCGCTGCACGACGAGCACCCCTGGCTCGCCGACCCCGACAACGTGACGAGCGTCGTCATCCACACGAGCCACCACACGCACTACGTGATCGGCTCGGGCGCCAACGACCCGCAGAAGTACGACCCCACCGCGTCGCGCGAGACGCTCGACCACTCGATCCCGTACATCTTCGCGGTCGCGCTCCAGGACGGCGGCTGGCACCACGTCGACTCCTACACGCCCGAGCGCGCGGGTCGACCCGACACGGTCGCGCTGTGGGCCAAGGTCACGACGGCCGAGGACCCGGAGTGGACGCGCCGCTACCACTCGACCGATCCGGCCGAGAAGGCGTTCGGAGGTCGCGTCGAGATCGAGCTGGCCGACGGCGGCCGCCTCGTCCGCGAGATCGCCGTCGCCGACGCGCACCCGCTCGGCGCGCGGCCGTTCGGCCGCGAGCAGTACGTGAAGAAGTTCCGCACGCTCGCGGCGGGGGTCCTCGAGGACGCCGAGATCGAGCGGTTCCTCGACCTCGCGCAGCGGCTCCCGTCGCTCACGCCCGCCGAGGTGCGCGAGCTGACGATCGTCGGCCGCCCGGGGCTGCTCGACTCGGTGCCCACGCCGACCGGGCTCTTCGAGCTCGGGCGACCCGACGCCGCGATGCCCGCCGAGTTCGAGGGCGAGGGCTTCACCATGCACGAGGCGCCCGACGCCGCGGCGCAGCCCGGCGGACCGGGTGGCACGACGTCGTCGGGCGACCCCGCGCCGTCGGGCACCGCGACGACCGGGGGAGAGGTGCGCTGA
- the prpB gene encoding methylisocitrate lyase, with amino-acid sequence MLYSQVTPSDKRRAFRAALDAAATTGEPLRLPGAFNPLSARLIQDKGFEGVYVSGAVLSADLGLPDIGLTTLTEVAGRSQQIARVTDLPALVDADTGFGEPMNVARTVQALEDAGVAGAHVEDQVNPKRCGHLDGKEVVGLDEAAKRVRAAADARRDPGFLIMARTDVRGTIPGDAGLRAAIDRAKALVDAGADAIFPEAMKDLSEFEAVASAVDVPVLANMTEFGKSELFTRRQLGDAGVRLIIYPVTLLRVAMGAAERALDEIAETGTQAGQVEGMQTRARLYELLDYAAYNTFDEGIFTYRP; translated from the coding sequence ATGCTGTACAGCCAGGTGACGCCGTCGGACAAGCGGCGCGCGTTCCGCGCGGCGCTCGACGCCGCGGCGACCACGGGGGAGCCGCTGCGGCTCCCGGGCGCGTTCAACCCGCTGTCCGCGCGCCTGATCCAGGACAAGGGCTTCGAGGGCGTGTACGTGTCGGGGGCCGTGCTGTCGGCGGACCTCGGGCTGCCCGACATCGGCCTCACGACGCTCACCGAGGTCGCGGGGCGCTCGCAGCAGATCGCACGCGTCACCGACCTGCCCGCGCTCGTCGACGCCGACACCGGGTTCGGCGAGCCGATGAACGTCGCGCGCACCGTCCAGGCGCTCGAGGACGCGGGCGTCGCGGGCGCGCACGTCGAGGACCAGGTCAACCCCAAGCGGTGCGGCCACCTCGACGGCAAGGAGGTCGTCGGGCTCGACGAGGCCGCCAAGCGGGTCCGTGCGGCCGCCGACGCACGGCGCGACCCCGGATTCCTGATCATGGCGCGCACCGACGTCCGGGGCACGATCCCCGGCGACGCCGGGCTGCGCGCCGCGATCGACCGCGCGAAGGCACTGGTGGACGCGGGCGCCGACGCCATCTTCCCCGAGGCCATGAAGGACCTCTCGGAGTTCGAGGCCGTCGCGTCCGCCGTCGACGTGCCCGTGCTCGCCAACATGACCGAGTTCGGCAAGTCCGAGCTCTTCACGCGCCGCCAGCTCGGCGACGCGGGCGTCCGGCTGATCATCTATCCCGTCACGCTTCTGCGGGTCGCGATGGGCGCCGCCGAGCGCGCGCTCGACGAGATCGCCGAGACCGGCACCCAGGCGGGGCAGGTCGAGGGCATGCAGACGCGCGCCCGCCTGTACGAGCTCCTCGACTACGCCGCCTACAACACGTTCGACGAGGGCATCTTCACGTACCGGCCCTGA
- a CDS encoding bifunctional 2-methylcitrate synthase/citrate synthase, whose protein sequence is MTTSPTTTEGPEIRKGLAGVVVDVTAISKVNPDTNSLLYRGYPVQDLAARRSFEEVAYLLWHGELPTPEQLAEQIAVERAHRALPGNVRNAILELPTTCHPMDVVRTAISQLGAHDPDAEDSSPEAEQSKAVRLWAVLPAAVALDQRRRRGQQIVEPRDDLTYAENFLWMTFGEEPEPAVVRAFEVSMVLYAEHSFNASTFTARVITSTLSDLHSAVTGAVGALKGPLHGGANEAVMATFAEIGTADRAAAWLDDALAHKRKIMGFGHRVYKHGDSRVPTMRATLDDLVAHYGRQDLLDLYVALEVAMTERKNILPNLDYPAGPAYHLMGFDTPMFTPLFVASRVVGWTAHVMEQRAANALIRPLSEYVGPHQRDLPCPPASA, encoded by the coding sequence ATGACCACCTCCCCGACCACCACCGAGGGGCCCGAGATCCGCAAGGGGCTCGCGGGCGTCGTCGTCGACGTCACGGCGATCTCCAAGGTCAACCCCGACACGAACTCGCTGCTCTACCGCGGCTACCCGGTCCAGGACCTCGCCGCGCGCCGCAGCTTCGAGGAGGTCGCGTACCTCCTGTGGCACGGCGAGCTCCCCACGCCCGAGCAGCTCGCCGAGCAGATCGCCGTCGAGCGCGCGCACCGGGCCCTGCCAGGCAACGTGCGCAACGCGATCCTCGAGCTCCCGACGACGTGCCACCCCATGGACGTCGTCCGCACCGCGATCTCGCAGCTCGGCGCGCACGACCCGGACGCCGAGGACTCCTCGCCCGAGGCCGAGCAGTCCAAGGCCGTCCGCCTGTGGGCCGTGCTGCCCGCAGCCGTCGCGCTCGACCAGCGTCGTCGTCGGGGCCAGCAGATCGTCGAGCCGCGCGACGACCTCACCTACGCCGAGAACTTCCTGTGGATGACGTTCGGCGAGGAGCCCGAGCCCGCCGTCGTGCGGGCCTTCGAGGTGTCGATGGTGCTCTACGCCGAGCACTCGTTCAACGCCTCGACGTTCACCGCGCGCGTCATCACGTCGACGCTGTCCGACCTGCACTCCGCGGTGACCGGCGCCGTGGGAGCGCTCAAGGGCCCGCTCCACGGCGGCGCGAACGAGGCCGTCATGGCGACGTTCGCCGAGATCGGCACGGCCGACCGCGCCGCGGCGTGGCTCGACGACGCGCTCGCGCACAAGCGCAAGATCATGGGCTTCGGGCACCGCGTCTACAAGCACGGCGACTCGCGCGTCCCCACCATGCGCGCGACGCTCGACGACCTCGTCGCGCACTACGGCCGCCAGGACCTCCTCGACCTCTACGTCGCGCTCGAGGTCGCGATGACCGAGCGCAAGAACATCCTCCCCAACCTCGACTACCCGGCGGGCCCCGCGTACCACCTCATGGGCTTCGACACCCCGATGTTCACCCCGCTGTTCGTCGCGTCGCGCGTGGTGGGCTGGACGGCGCACGTCATGGAGCAGCGCGCCGCCAATGCCCTCATCCGCCCGCTCAGCGAGTACGTCGGCCCGCACCAGCGCGACCTCCCCTGCCCCCCCGCGTCGGCGTGA